One genomic window of Salvia miltiorrhiza cultivar Shanhuang (shh) chromosome 4, IMPLAD_Smil_shh, whole genome shotgun sequence includes the following:
- the LOC131023016 gene encoding uncharacterized protein LOC131023016 has product MNFKSDQLGILMISWQGYQGIYSWRMSEWRERLKMKNIRLKEQKLYRSRTTGVRTGHPSEGCPRGFFRLQQKCHLANSALDGQPQQGPKNKLCEYHNAYGNYTRYCGHLMHQLELLVRQGNLDQFIARGNEGQRQPPQRNDHRQDQGNDRDRRPEENRDQHRGAVQGRAPPHPPRREVHMIFGENGIPTSNRAKKQVVRAVRSGYYPKQVMEITGAAEEPAISFGAEDLRTLMYPHDDALVFTTDIASCFVHRVFVDSGSAVNILYLECLQNMGIDANIEPTNAPLFGFGGGEIVMPLGFVELSVTLGRADACKTRMIRFLVVDIPKPSYNVIFGRPALMAFRAVISMFHLKMKFPIGGGRVGEEWGDQKMSKKCHVRMLTHSSGQKRERVVEGPDTRKKGEGREGFQTKIGPFMNEQVKEELISCLQRNANVFAFSTADLKGIDRGLAEHRLNVNPNVIPVKQRTRHFGTEKDAAIREQVHGLLDAGYIEEVQYPERISNAVMVAKKTNTWRMCVDYRDLNAACPKDHYPLPRIDQLVDSTSGCALLSMMDTYQGYHQVKMHREDIAKTAFAVCCGVFGWRSMPFGLKNTGATYQRMMEKIFKEQLSKNISVYMDDMLVRSIRTDDQFSDLEEVFTVIKNHRLMLNPAKCTFGSQLESSWDTRFISRSAERSLPFFKILRKGTKFQWIAECRTAFDDLKAYLAELPTLTKPIPDEVLYLYIAVGEESISSVLIREEGNHQRPIYFVSRVIQGPELNYSEIEKAALAVMVTARKLRPYFLSHRVVVRTALPFRQVLGRPDLSGRMVKWAVELGEYDVEYEPRMAIKAQALADFIQETTRRPVQEFWIAFVDGSVTKEGYGIGVYVVSPSSEVYQFAIKFTCKMSNNEAEYEAVVRAAHILSELRAECVIIRTDSQLVAQQFSGGYHIKEDQMRAYHNKINEMKKKFMEFKIEQISREENTKADLLARVTSAVEQMWSDEITLLCDTREMGSSQVAMVGTRDSGISYEKSFGQGSIGQISPRTPENSFENAKFARGMPKESMFQGKPWE; this is encoded by the exons AACAGAAGTGCCACCTCGCCAATAGCGCACT GGACGGACAGCCACAGCAGGGGCCCAAAAACAAGTTATGTGAATACCACAATGCCTATGGGAATTACACCCGATACTGTGGACACCTCATGCATCAACTAGAACTCTTAGTACGCCAAGGCAACTTGGACCAATTTATCGCTAGAGGAAATGAGGGTCAACGGCAGCCGCCGCAGAGAAACGACCATCGACAGGATCAAGGGAATGATCGGGATCGACGCCCGGAGGAAAACCGCGATCAACATAGAGGAGCCGTGCAGGGTCGGGCACCTCCCCACCCGCCCAGAAGGGAGGTGCACATGATTTTCGGTGAGAATGGGATACCAACTTCCAATCGGGCTAAGAAACAAGTAGTGCGGGCGGTAAGATCAGGGTATTATCCCAAACAGGTAATGGAGATCACAGGTGCGGCGGAGGAGCCGGCCATCAGCTTCGGGGCAGAAGACCTGCGAACGCTCATGTACCCCCACGACGACGCATTGGTCTTCACAACCGATATAGCATCTTGCTTTGTACATCGCGTGTTTGTAGATTCAGGGAGCGCGGTGAATATCTTATACTTGGAATGTTTACAAAATATGGGGATTGACGCTAATATCGAACCCACGAATGCCCCTTTGTTTGGatttggggggggggaaatCGTCATGCCGCTGGGATTCGTAGAGCTATCGGTCACCCTCGGAAGGGCGGATGCTTGCAAAACTAGGATGATACGATTCCTAGTGGTAGATATTCCAAAACCTTCTTATAATGTGATATTCGGGCGCCCTGCTCTGATGGCATTCAGAGCAGTTATCTCAATGTTCCACctgaagatgaaattccccatcggagggggaagagtgggagaagaaTGGGGTGACCAGAAAATGTCAAAGAAGTGTCATGTGCGGATGCTTACGCATTCCTCAGGGCAGAAAAGAGAAAGGGTAGTAGAGGGACCGGACACCCGGAAAAAAGGGGAAG GAAGAGAGGGTTTTCAGACCAAAATCGGGCCATTTATGAATGAGCAGGTTAAAGAAGAATTAATCAGTTGCCTCCAGAGGAACGCGAACGTGTTTGCATTCAGCACAGCCGATTTAAAGGGTATCGATAGAGGGTTGGCAGAACATCGTCTCAACGTGAATCCCAACGTCATACCGGTGAAGCAAAGAACGAGACACTTTGGAACTGAAAAGGACGCCGCAATCAGAGAACAAGTACATGGGCTACTGGACGCAGGCTATATCGaggaagtgcaatacccagaaCGGATTTCAAATGCTGTAATGGTGGCAAAAAAGACGAATACTTGGCGCATGTGCGTAGATTACAGGGACTTGAATGCtgcttgtccgaaggaccattatcctctgccgaggattgatcagCTTGTGGACTCTACCTCAGGCTGTGCCCTGTTGTCAATGATGGACACTTACCAGGGATATCACCAGGTTAAGATGCACAGAGAGGACATCGCTAAAACGGCCTTCGCCGTCTGTTGCGGGGTTTTTGGTTGGAGAAGCATGCCGTTTGGTTTGAAAAATACGGGAGCTACGTATCAgaggatgatggagaaaatatttaaagaacAACTCTCAAAGAACATTTCGGTGTACATGGATGACATGCTGGTGCGCAGCATCAGAACAGATGATCAATTCTCTGACTTGGAGGAAGTCTTCACGGTCATTAAAAATCACCGGCTTATGCTTAACCCAGCGAAATGTACCTTTGGGTCACAACTGGAAAGTTCTTGGGATACAAG gttcatCTCACGATCGGCAGAACGGAGCTTGCCATTCTTTAAAATTCTGAGGAAGGGGACCAAATTTCAGTGGATAGCGGAATGTCGAACAGCCTTCGACGATCTTAAAGCATACTTGGCAGAGCTcccaactctgaccaagccaATTCCGGATGAAGTATTATACTTATACATAGCAGTGGGAGAAGAATCAATCAGTTCCGTACTTATCAGAGAAGAGGGGAATCATCAAAGGCCAATTTACTTCGTCAGTCGGGTGATTCAAGGCCCCGAGTTAAATTATTCAGAAATcgaaaaggctgctctggcagtcatggttACGGCCCGGAAGTTGAGGCCCTACTTTTTGtcacatcgggtagtggtgcgAACTGCATTACCCTTTAGACAAGTGCTGGGGCGGCCGGATTTGTCAGGACGAATGGTGAAATGGGCTGTGGAATTAGGGGAATACGACGTGGAATATGAGCCAAGGATGGCCATCAAGGCGCAAGCCCTTGCGGACTTCATTCAAGAAACTACTCGCCGTCCTGTACAAGAATTTTGGATAGCCTTCGTGGATGGATCTGTCACGAAAGAAGGATATGGGATCGGGGTGTATGTCGTCTCCCCAAGCTCAGAGGTGTACCAGTTTGCTATAAAGTTTACTTGCAAAATGTCCAACAACGAGGCTGAATATGAGGCTGTGGTCAGAGCAGCGCACATTCTGTCAGAGCTGCGGGCTGAGTGTGTCATCATTAGGACTGATTCGCAATTGGTGGCTCAGCAATTCTCGGGGGGCTATCATATTAAGGAGGATCAGATGCGGGCATATCATAATAAGATCAatgaaatgaagaaaaaattcaTGGAATTCAAAATCGAACAGATTTCCCGGGAGGAGAACACCAAAGCAGACCTATTGGCACGAGTCACCAGTGCAGTGGAACAGATGTGGAGTGATGAGATTACGCTGCTCTgcgataccagagaaatggggTCTTCTCAG gttgctatGGTGGGCACACGGGATTCAGGGATCTCATACGaaaaatcattcgggcagggttctattggccaaATATCACCAAGGACGCCAGAGAATTCGTTCGAAAATGCGAAGTTTGCCAGAGGCATGCCGAAAGAATCAATGTTCCAGGGGAAACCATGGGAATAA